The following are encoded together in the Candidatus Neomarinimicrobiota bacterium genome:
- a CDS encoding TolC family protein, with protein MTSLDFSHQLAGYGLSPAAIQLPGLPCWALCAVLLSGVISAQPGQPKAAAALPPAVELLFRSNRALKAAEQEALAARERVRATGLWPDPVVEFTGFVRPIQTRDGPVESQAMVGQKIPLWGQSRRRRTVAATRADIAGLEVRDLQLRLVYRLRSYRADYVKLIRSLEILSAYRSDLESFRQVALTNYATGVGLTQHPILKLQIEMSLIQSQVNTLSSQLATVVNLLQALYDGNFVPDTLASGLHTQPPEISADSWLALAERAHPRLQMARREQQIAILQQELAVRKGRPNLIAGVTYSAVGPTKQAGTVNPGGDAVGVKLGLNLPLWFGGNRARVEAARREVTAREATTEGLRNDVEQEVRSAKIQLDQLGETYQLYAGSLVQEADQMLSSAYAAYETDKIAFLDLLDSERMVKRVRLDFEAVRADRHKAVARLLMAAGHIQIEVEEINEIF; from the coding sequence ATGACTTCATTAGATTTTTCTCACCAGCTCGCTGGGTATGGCCTGAGCCCGGCGGCCATCCAACTCCCCGGTCTGCCCTGTTGGGCACTGTGCGCGGTGTTGCTCAGCGGCGTGATTTCGGCCCAACCAGGTCAACCCAAGGCTGCGGCGGCGCTACCCCCAGCTGTGGAGCTACTTTTTCGCAGCAACCGGGCACTCAAGGCAGCCGAGCAAGAAGCGCTGGCCGCCCGAGAACGGGTCCGTGCCACCGGTCTTTGGCCCGATCCCGTCGTGGAGTTTACCGGCTTTGTACGCCCCATCCAGACCCGTGACGGTCCGGTGGAGAGTCAGGCTATGGTGGGCCAGAAGATCCCGCTCTGGGGCCAGTCGCGCCGGCGGCGGACGGTAGCCGCCACCAGGGCTGATATTGCCGGACTGGAGGTGCGGGACCTGCAGCTGAGGTTGGTATACCGACTCAGATCTTATCGCGCAGACTACGTCAAGCTCATCCGCTCCCTGGAAATCCTCAGCGCCTACCGCTCGGATTTGGAGTCGTTTCGCCAGGTCGCCCTAACCAACTACGCCACCGGCGTCGGGCTGACCCAGCACCCCATTCTGAAACTTCAGATCGAGATGTCCCTTATTCAGAGCCAGGTGAATACGCTATCCAGTCAGCTGGCGACGGTGGTGAATCTCTTGCAGGCCCTTTACGATGGCAATTTTGTCCCTGATACTCTCGCCAGCGGGTTGCATACGCAACCACCTGAGATCTCCGCGGACTCCTGGCTTGCGCTGGCAGAACGCGCTCATCCCCGCTTGCAGATGGCTCGGCGGGAGCAACAGATCGCCATACTTCAGCAGGAGCTGGCCGTTCGCAAGGGGCGTCCTAATCTGATTGCCGGGGTGACCTACTCGGCGGTAGGACCAACCAAGCAAGCTGGCACTGTCAATCCCGGCGGGGATGCAGTGGGCGTCAAGCTGGGGCTGAATCTGCCCCTCTGGTTTGGCGGGAACCGGGCCCGCGTAGAGGCCGCACGGCGGGAAGTGACTGCGCGAGAGGCAACAACTGAGGGGCTCCGCAACGATGTCGAGCAGGAGGTGCGTTCAGCCAAGATACAGCTGGACCAGCTCGGGGAGACCTACCAGCTCTATGCGGGCAGCCTGGTTCAAGAGGCTGATCAGATGTTGTCATCCGCCTATGCGGCCTACGAGACGGACAAGATCGCTTTCCTGGATTTGTTGGACAGTGAGCGGATGGTAAAACGGGTACGGTTGGATTTTGAGGCCGTGAGGGCCGATAGGCACAAAGCCGTAGCGCGCCTGCTGATGGCAGCTGGACACATTCAAATTGAAGTGGAGGAGATTAATGAAATTTTCTAG
- a CDS encoding efflux RND transporter periplasmic adaptor subunit translates to MSGKVSGRVLYWRAPMDPTYISSKPGKSPMGMALVPVYEGEERIGSTVRIDPVVQQNMGIRTMTVQRRDLSRAIRTLGRLDYDETRVAHVHLKFTGWIEVTHANVTGQSIARGETLMEIYSPQLVTAQQEYLDALRNLRAAGQSASPASRRRLEAIRTSTRTRLEYFDITGPQLDEIVRTGVVGKTIAISSPFTGIVVEKQALDGMEVRPGMRLYTIADLSSIWVLADVYEYEAPWVKEGQQATMTLSYQPGTEYRGSVQFVYPYVDEKTRTIKVRLSFPNPDMQLKPGMYANVVIQTSPVAGALAVPLEAVLFSGQRNLVIVSLGEGRFAPRDVTIGIESGDGYYEVRSGLAAGETVVTSGQFLLDSESRLQETIAKLLSIGQPGRDPAMQMGDDAGMDGPDDASGMEGREHGTPDGEEHQHPMESP, encoded by the coding sequence GTGTCCGGCAAAGTCAGCGGCCGGGTACTCTATTGGCGGGCGCCTATGGACCCGACCTACATCTCGTCGAAGCCCGGCAAGTCGCCCATGGGGATGGCCCTGGTTCCGGTCTACGAAGGGGAGGAGCGCATTGGTTCCACCGTGCGCATCGACCCGGTGGTGCAACAGAACATGGGTATCCGCACGATGACAGTACAGCGGCGAGACCTTAGCAGGGCGATCCGGACCTTGGGCAGGCTGGACTACGACGAGACCCGCGTGGCCCATGTCCACCTCAAATTCACCGGATGGATCGAGGTTACTCACGCGAATGTGACGGGCCAATCCATCGCCCGGGGCGAGACGCTCATGGAGATCTACAGTCCTCAGTTGGTGACCGCCCAGCAGGAATACCTGGATGCCTTGAGGAACCTGCGCGCTGCGGGTCAATCTGCATCCCCTGCATCCCGGCGGCGTCTCGAAGCCATCAGGACATCTACCCGGACACGACTCGAGTACTTCGATATCACAGGCCCGCAGCTGGACGAAATTGTCCGCACGGGAGTCGTCGGCAAGACCATCGCCATCAGCTCACCATTCACGGGCATCGTGGTGGAAAAACAGGCGCTGGACGGTATGGAAGTGCGCCCCGGCATGCGGTTGTATACCATTGCCGACCTCTCCAGCATATGGGTATTGGCCGACGTCTACGAATACGAAGCCCCTTGGGTCAAGGAGGGCCAGCAGGCCACCATGACCCTCTCGTACCAGCCAGGGACCGAGTACCGCGGCAGCGTGCAATTCGTTTATCCTTACGTGGATGAAAAAACCAGGACGATCAAGGTACGGCTGTCATTTCCCAATCCAGACATGCAGCTGAAGCCGGGGATGTACGCCAATGTGGTGATCCAGACTTCACCGGTGGCCGGCGCGCTGGCAGTTCCCCTTGAGGCGGTGCTGTTTTCCGGCCAGCGCAACCTTGTGATTGTCTCCCTCGGAGAGGGCCGCTTCGCGCCGCGGGACGTGACGATCGGCATTGAAAGCGGAGACGGATACTATGAGGTCAGGTCCGGCCTGGCTGCAGGCGAAACCGTGGTGACTTCCGGTCAATTCCTGCTCGATTCCGAGAGCCGTTTGCAGGAAACCATCGCCAAGCTACTCTCTATTGGTCAACCGGGTCGTGATCCGGCTATGCAGATGGGCGACGACGCTGGTATGGACGGGCCTGATGACGCTTCAGGTATGGAGGGGCGTGAACACGGCACGCCGGATGGCGAG